A single Sander lucioperca isolate FBNREF2018 chromosome 24, SLUC_FBN_1.2, whole genome shotgun sequence DNA region contains:
- the LOC116055633 gene encoding ribonuclease inhibitor-like — MAPRVDRGFLCVVLCVCSLSGCLISEEGCSSLVSALSSNLSHLRELDLSYNHPGDSGAKLLSAGLKDPLWRLDTLRVEPAGVRWLTPGLRKCKCVFNFIHQTVTSLIQTSEVITTA; from the exons ATGGCTCCACGTGTTGACAGAGGgttcctgtgtgttgttctgtgtgtttgcagtctgtcaggctgtctgatctcagaggaaggctgttcttctctggtctcggctctgagctccaacctctcccatctgagagagctggacctgagctacaatcatccaggagactcaggagcaAAGCTACTGTCAGCAGGACTGAAGGATCCtctctggagactggacactctcag ggtggagcctgctggagtcagatggttgacaccaggtctgaggaagtgtaagtgtgtttttaatttcattcatcaaactgtgacatcactcattcaaACCTCTGAAGTCATCACGACGGCTTGA